Proteins from one Gossypium raimondii isolate GPD5lz chromosome 8, ASM2569854v1, whole genome shotgun sequence genomic window:
- the LOC105793637 gene encoding monothiol glutaredoxin-S9, with protein sequence MDKLMRLASEKDVVVFSKSSCCLCYAITILFQELGVTSTVHEIDQDPEGREIEKTLMRLGCNAPVPAIFVGGRLVGSTNEVMSLHLSGGLIPMLKPYQTWC encoded by the coding sequence ATGGACAAGCTGATGAGATTGGCCTCAGAGAAAGATGTTGTGGTATTCAGCAAGAGCTCATGTTGCCTGTGTTATGCAATCACCATTCTATTTCAAGAGCTCGGGGTAACCTCAACTGTCCACGAGATCGATCAAGACCCCGAAGGCagggaaatagaaaaaactcTCATGAGGTTGGGGTGTAACGCGCCAGTTCCGGCCATCTTTGTTGGCGGAAGGCTCGTAGGGTCAACTAATGAAGTCATGTCCCTCCATCTAAGTGGAGGGCTGATACCTATGCTGAAGCCCTATCAAACTTGGTGTTAA